A DNA window from Zingiber officinale cultivar Zhangliang chromosome 3A, Zo_v1.1, whole genome shotgun sequence contains the following coding sequences:
- the LOC122052540 gene encoding uncharacterized protein LOC122052540: protein MLQAMRIQFTNKTDCSSLLDITFDERKRSMGIPQLLIEDDNISLLQNLIAFEQQYCHGLGYCVSAYVWFMNCLINTDKDAAVLRKHKIIVSRLHSDEEVARIFNELRKTAATVVDFDHFYLAEVMINVDSYCRNSSNRLWALWNFSWLRQNYFKNRWVTIGVTAVVLFNLLTLVKLYMLFSVTPSSESIL from the coding sequence ATGCTCCAAGCAATGAGAATACAATTTACAAATAAGACAGATTGCAGTAGCTTATTGGACATTACTTTCGATGAACGCAAGAGATCCATGGGCATTCCTCAACTCCTCATCGAGGATGACAACATCTCCCTCCTCCAAAACCTCATCGCTTTCGAGCAGCAATATTGCCATGGGCTTGGTTACTGCGTCTCCGCTTACGTTTGGTTCATGAACTGCTTGATAAACACAGACAAAGACGCGGCGGTCCTCCGGAAACATAAGATCATCGTCAGCCGCCTGCACAGTGACGAAGAAGTGGCTCGCATATTCAACGAGCTCCGAAAAACGGCTGCCACTGTCGTCGACTTCGACCATTTCTATCTTGCAGAGGTAATGATCAATGTGGACAGCTACTGCAGAAACAGTTCTAACAGACTTTGGGCGCTATGGAATTTCTCATGGTTGAGGCAAAACTATTTCAAGAATCGATGGGTGACTATCGGTGTCACTGCAGTTGTTTTGTTCAACCTTCTCACTCTGGTGAAACTATATATGCTATTCTCAGTTACGCCAAGCAGTGAAAGTATATTGTGA
- the LOC122050707 gene encoding UPF0481 protein At3g47200-like, with the protein MENDSLASLDILRDVHRMASFFTKQLLTPERESVEAIQATIFRVPENIRRTNADSFEPKMVSLGPYHHGKKRFRATDERIKLPNATNFFKRTNRMDVDFVQRIVERFKEWEPNLRCGYSEQISMTSNEFVAMMMLDCAFMAEFLREHAAGCYVTQKEDYLWKWAAPSIVNDMLVVENQLPLPPLLYLLNERTDDNRLLTKFLWHDIMLLIHRNLSPPWTSTSTSTSNVIFKENSHLLHLFHGWLVSQLRGKAKHLDTADLPSFPSAEMLELKQ; encoded by the coding sequence ATGGAAAATGATTCTCTCGCATCCCTCGATATTCTTAGAGATGTGCATCGCATGGCGAGTTTTTTCACTAAGCAACTACTGACCCCGGAAAGAGAATCGGTGGAAGCCATCCAGGCGACGATCTTTCGAGTTCCTGAGAACATCCGCAGAACCAATGCCGATTCTTTTGAACCAAAGATGGTCTCTCTCGGCCCCTACCACCATGGAAAGAAACGCTTTCGAGCAACGGATGAAAGGATCAAATTGCCCAATGCCACCAACTTTTTCAAGCGCACCAACCGCATGGACGTGGATTTTGTGCAGCGCATTGTCGAGCGATTCAAGGAGTGGGAGCCGAATTTACGTTGTGGCTATTCGGAGCAGATCAGCATGACCAGCAATGAGTTCGTGGCGATGATGATGCTCGACTGCGCTTTCATGGCCGAGTTTCTACGGGAGCATGCCGCGGGGTGTTATGTAACACAGAAGGAAGACTACTTGTGGAAGTGGGCAGCTCCATCGATTGTCAACGATATGCTGGTTGTCGAAAACCAGTTACCTCTTCCTCCCCTTCTTTATCTCCTCAATGAGCGCACAGATGACAAtcgcctcttaacgaaattcctCTGGCATGATATCATGCTGCTAATTCACCGAAACCTCTCTCCGCCCTGGACCTCGACCTCGACCTCGACCTCGAACGTTATCTTTAAAGAAAATTCTCATTTGCTCCATCTTTTTCATGGATGGCTAGTTAGCCAGCTGCGAGGAAAGGCGAAACATCTGGATACCGCCGACTTACCTTCCTTCCCTAGTGCTGAGATGCTCGAATTGAAGCAATGA